In Bradyrhizobium sp. 1(2017), one DNA window encodes the following:
- a CDS encoding cyclic nucleotide-binding domain-containing protein — MSIDDDVALLERVPTLRLLGDASLRMLAIGSEQRNFVRGDILFNLGDDADAGFVVQRGAFRVDDGAGAEMIAGPGALIGELALVVPMKRPSSAVALEHASVIRVARSLFQRVLESDPAAAVRLRDEFAVRSSQLASDILMAGAKLTN, encoded by the coding sequence ATGTCAATCGACGATGATGTAGCGCTTCTCGAGCGTGTCCCGACATTGCGCCTGTTGGGAGACGCCTCGTTGCGCATGCTGGCGATCGGCTCCGAGCAGCGCAACTTCGTCCGCGGCGACATCCTGTTCAATCTCGGCGACGATGCCGACGCCGGCTTCGTTGTCCAGCGCGGCGCCTTTCGCGTCGACGACGGCGCCGGTGCCGAGATGATCGCCGGTCCCGGCGCCTTGATCGGCGAGCTTGCGCTGGTGGTGCCGATGAAGCGGCCGTCGAGCGCCGTTGCGCTGGAGCACGCCTCCGTCATCCGCGTCGCGCGCAGCCTGTTTCAGCGCGTGCTCGAAAGCGACCCCGCCGCCGCGGTGCGCCTCCGCGACGAATTCGCGGTTCGCTCCAGCCAGCTCGCCAGCGATATTTTGATGGCGGGTGCGAAGTTGACGAACTGA
- the xth gene encoding exodeoxyribonuclease III, protein MRFSLTTWNVNSVRLRIDLVAKFLKSTRPDVLCLQETKCIDDAFPLKRFKRLGYEHVALNGQKGYHGVAIVSKIPFESKDIRTFCDKVDSRHISVSFGEKAQIAKPLVVHNFYVPAGGDIPDPALNEKFDHKLRFLDEMKACEPLHPRGEDRHILVGDLNVAPHENDVWSHKQLLKVVSHTPVETEKLKAALAAGEWVDVARERIPMSEKVYTWWSYRSADWTVGDRGRRLDHIWVSRALKDAVQDFRILRDARSWERPSDHVPVTVTLEV, encoded by the coding sequence ATGCGTTTTTCCCTGACAACCTGGAACGTCAATTCGGTGCGGCTGCGCATCGATCTGGTCGCGAAATTTCTCAAGAGCACGCGGCCCGACGTGCTGTGTCTCCAGGAGACCAAGTGCATCGACGACGCCTTTCCGCTGAAGCGCTTCAAGCGGCTCGGCTATGAGCACGTCGCGCTGAACGGGCAGAAGGGCTATCACGGCGTCGCCATCGTCTCGAAGATTCCGTTCGAGTCGAAGGACATAAGAACCTTCTGCGACAAGGTGGATTCGCGTCATATCTCGGTGTCGTTCGGCGAGAAGGCGCAGATCGCAAAGCCGCTGGTGGTGCACAATTTCTATGTTCCCGCCGGCGGTGACATTCCCGATCCGGCGCTGAACGAGAAGTTCGACCACAAGCTCCGCTTCCTCGACGAGATGAAGGCGTGCGAGCCGCTGCATCCACGCGGCGAGGATCGTCACATCCTGGTCGGCGATCTCAACGTCGCGCCGCACGAGAACGACGTGTGGTCGCACAAGCAGCTGCTGAAGGTGGTCTCGCACACGCCTGTCGAGACCGAAAAGCTGAAGGCGGCGCTGGCGGCCGGCGAATGGGTCGACGTCGCGCGCGAGCGCATTCCGATGTCGGAGAAGGTCTATACGTGGTGGAGCTACCGCTCCGCCGACTGGACCGTCGGTGATCGCGGCCGCAGGCTCGACCACATCTGGGTCTCGCGTGCGCTGAAGGACGCGGTGCAGGATTTCAGGATTCTTCGCGACGCGCGGAGCTGGGAGCGGCCGTCGGACCATGTGCCCGTGACAGTGACGCTGGAGGTGTGA